A genomic window from Bdellovibrio sp. SKB1291214 includes:
- a CDS encoding class I SAM-dependent methyltransferase codes for MKSSLATEQVQNILAKLYKDSAENDATNRQEAMALPETATQEEFYRAMRGVYMAIGMEFGNLLYSIARTNNSKTIVEFGTSFGVSTIYLAAAVKDNGGGKVITTEFHPEKVARAKTNLTEAGLVGFVEFRVGDALQTLKENSPNNIDMLFLDGPKGMYMDVLKLMESKVRSGGIIASDNTNHEGLESFLSYLRSASNGYVSAPIHTRRGERYPAHEISIRL; via the coding sequence ATGAAATCATCTCTTGCAACTGAACAAGTCCAAAATATTTTAGCAAAATTGTATAAGGACTCAGCCGAAAACGATGCCACAAATCGTCAAGAGGCCATGGCTTTGCCTGAAACGGCAACTCAGGAAGAATTCTATCGCGCCATGCGTGGCGTTTACATGGCGATTGGTATGGAATTCGGTAATCTCTTGTATTCCATTGCACGCACGAACAATTCTAAAACGATCGTTGAGTTTGGAACGTCCTTCGGTGTTTCTACAATCTATTTAGCAGCTGCTGTCAAAGACAATGGTGGTGGAAAAGTGATCACTACAGAATTTCACCCTGAGAAGGTAGCAAGAGCGAAAACCAATCTGACGGAAGCTGGCTTGGTTGGATTTGTGGAGTTCCGTGTGGGGGATGCTCTGCAAACTCTTAAAGAGAATTCACCGAATAACATCGATATGCTTTTTTTAGATGGGCCTAAAGGCATGTATATGGACGTTTTGAAATTGATGGAATCTAAAGTACGGTCCGGCGGTATCATAGCTAGCGACAATACCAATCATGAGGGCCTAGAGAGCTTTCTGAGTTATCTGCGTTCGGCGAGTAACGGATATGTATCTGCGCCGATTCACACCCGCAGAGGCGAAAGATATCCAGCTCACGAAATCTCTATCCGTTTGTAA
- a CDS encoding PepSY-associated TM helix domain-containing protein, producing MKKAFVWCHRWFGIVVGLYFALLGITGSVLVYGDAVDEMINPNLYISAHSSAHPQSLGALIKSAQEALQTDKLPRSVVIPESAYGNAVLTFDIPSGKERRRVKAFVDLTTNEFKGSYNFATSFVGFIFRFHHDLFMGGTGKTIAAVGAIFMMLILISGIYLWWPKNGQFKRAFTMRPLKSFFIKNYELHRLTGIYTAGLLLMSTFTGLVIARPDWFGAGKPRQAIEQKEAKPLFDFNKIDESLRSADLLQRPMTAMIDVRKGTVKVADRQMNIDDYVLSPPTEQKVSFRNYNFNLHSGKFWGEIGQLVMFLAGLLPLAFYFSGIYIWLKKSKPAMKRVR from the coding sequence ATGAAGAAAGCTTTCGTTTGGTGCCATCGCTGGTTTGGAATTGTAGTTGGTTTGTATTTCGCTTTGCTGGGAATCACCGGCAGCGTTCTTGTCTATGGCGATGCGGTGGACGAGATGATCAATCCAAATCTATATATTTCTGCGCACTCTTCTGCGCACCCTCAGTCCCTGGGAGCATTGATCAAGTCAGCGCAAGAGGCCCTTCAAACAGACAAGTTGCCTAGGTCTGTTGTGATCCCGGAATCTGCTTATGGCAATGCTGTGTTGACCTTTGATATACCTAGCGGGAAAGAGCGCCGTCGGGTGAAAGCCTTCGTAGATTTAACAACGAACGAATTTAAAGGCAGCTATAATTTTGCGACATCATTCGTGGGATTTATATTTCGCTTTCATCACGATCTATTCATGGGCGGAACCGGAAAAACGATTGCCGCTGTTGGCGCGATATTCATGATGCTGATCTTGATATCGGGGATTTATTTGTGGTGGCCCAAGAATGGACAATTTAAAAGAGCCTTTACGATGCGTCCTCTGAAAAGTTTTTTTATTAAGAACTATGAACTTCATAGGCTCACGGGAATATACACTGCCGGGCTTTTGTTGATGTCGACATTTACAGGACTGGTGATTGCGCGTCCGGATTGGTTCGGCGCAGGTAAGCCCCGTCAGGCGATCGAGCAAAAGGAAGCAAAACCGTTGTTCGATTTTAATAAAATCGATGAATCCCTGAGATCAGCCGATTTACTTCAGCGCCCCATGACAGCGATGATTGATGTGCGCAAGGGAACGGTGAAAGTGGCAGATCGCCAAATGAACATTGATGACTATGTTTTGTCGCCTCCCACGGAACAAAAAGTTTCCTTTAGAAACTATAATTTTAACCTTCACTCAGGAAAATTCTGGGGCGAGATCGGTCAGCTCGTTATGTTCCTGGCGGGCCTATTGCCTTTGGCATTCTATTTTTCAGGAATTTATATTTGGCTCAAGAAAAGCAAACCCGCGATGAAAAGGGTAAGGTAA